In Argonema galeatum A003/A1, the following proteins share a genomic window:
- a CDS encoding DUF1822 family protein: MSKLTENLTFAVPLSFEAHSIAQQCCQHQPSPQKAKQVYLNTLAVYAVDFYIRCLGFEANWSQSDSRNPVMLKFMDVADLDIKYLGKLECRPVLPDAEVCHIPPDVWENRIGYVAVRLNQSLKEATLLGFTENPAKEIHLSQLQSLEKFTEFLCQKRQSEPVNLRQWFSGIIEASWQAIEQLLSIEKVELAYMFRDAVNITRGQQIDLGMELGEQSLALVVMLPPEPDSEVDIRVQVHPMKGQSFLPPGVKLMVMDESGETVLDTESREADNFIQLHFSAELEERFTVAVALGETSVKQDFVI, from the coding sequence ATGAGTAAACTAACTGAAAATTTGACATTCGCAGTACCCCTATCTTTTGAAGCCCACTCGATCGCCCAACAGTGCTGCCAACACCAACCATCACCTCAAAAAGCCAAGCAGGTTTATCTCAATACATTAGCAGTCTACGCCGTCGATTTTTACATCCGCTGCCTGGGATTTGAGGCCAATTGGTCTCAAAGTGATAGCCGCAATCCAGTGATGCTGAAATTCATGGATGTTGCCGATTTGGATATAAAATATCTAGGCAAATTAGAATGTCGCCCCGTCTTACCAGATGCAGAAGTTTGCCACATTCCTCCCGATGTTTGGGAAAACAGGATTGGCTATGTTGCCGTGCGGCTAAACCAATCTTTGAAAGAAGCGACATTGTTGGGATTTACGGAAAACCCAGCCAAAGAAATCCACCTCAGCCAACTGCAATCTTTAGAAAAATTTACAGAGTTTTTGTGTCAAAAACGACAATCTGAACCTGTAAATCTGAGACAATGGTTTTCAGGGATAATTGAGGCTAGTTGGCAAGCGATCGAGCAGCTTTTAAGCATAGAAAAAGTCGAACTGGCATATATGTTTAGAGACGCCGTGAATATTACGCGGGGTCAGCAGATTGACTTAGGAATGGAACTGGGCGAACAGTCCCTGGCGTTGGTAGTTATGCTGCCGCCAGAACCAGATTCAGAAGTAGATATTCGGGTGCAGGTGCATCCGATGAAAGGTCAAAGTTTTTTGCCGCCCGGGGTGAAGTTGATGGTAATGGATGAATCGGGAGAAACAGTTCTTGACACGGAATCGAGGGAGGCGGATAATTTTATTCAGTTGCATTTCAGTGCTGAATTAGAAGAACGTTTCACCGTCGCCGTGGCGCTGGGAGAAACGAGTGTGAAGCAAGATTTTGTGATTTGA
- a CDS encoding NB-ARC domain-containing protein — MNLKEVLKLADDLVFARTGKHLNDLQETILRGTWDDRDYKEIAKAVNRSEDRVREVGMELWQTLSQELGKRVSKSNFRTTFSHFEQHHNQNSYMICGHTLYLPDIPNSHPSNQEASNTKQTKTSHQDLSEMPDLGAFYDRTPELDTLTTWILPQRCRLIALTGISGIGKTSLAVQLVQQIKDEFEYVIWRTLDASHTLDEFQHELIQFFSQSEKLDSPATNQKPLPLIKYLQKYRCLVVLDDIHNLFISGELAGKYKPEYEEYRSLFKQIETLSHQSCFLLIGWEEPREVPQIESENTPIRSLQLTGLDTAAGWEILRDKGLAEIDKYSALIHLYQGNPLWLKSVATLIRELGGCVTELLPDDTILLPEDLKDVLQQQFDRLSELEKQVISLLAKETEPVNLGKLLENGRMRSSDLLNALQSLSRRCLIEQQANFYTLPPVLREYIKGL, encoded by the coding sequence ATGAACCTTAAGGAAGTGTTAAAACTCGCAGACGATCTCGTATTTGCTAGAACAGGTAAGCACCTCAATGACTTGCAAGAGACGATTCTGCGGGGGACGTGGGACGATCGGGACTACAAAGAAATTGCCAAGGCGGTTAATCGTTCTGAGGATCGTGTTAGAGAGGTAGGAATGGAATTATGGCAGACCCTTTCACAAGAGTTGGGAAAAAGAGTCAGTAAATCAAATTTTAGAACAACATTTTCACATTTTGAGCAACACCACAACCAAAATAGCTATATGATATGTGGGCATACTTTATACCTGCCAGATATACCAAACTCACATCCATCTAATCAAGAAGCATCTAACACAAAACAAACTAAAACATCGCATCAAGATTTAAGCGAGATGCCGGATTTGGGTGCTTTTTACGATCGCACTCCCGAACTTGACACTCTCACCACTTGGATTTTACCACAACGCTGTCGCCTCATAGCCCTCACGGGTATCAGTGGCATCGGCAAAACATCCCTAGCAGTGCAACTCGTACAACAAATTAAAGATGAGTTTGAGTATGTAATTTGGCGGACTCTAGACGCATCCCACACCCTAGATGAATTTCAACATGAACTAATCCAGTTTTTCTCCCAGTCAGAAAAGCTAGATTCACCTGCAACTAACCAAAAACCTTTACCGCTAATTAAATATTTACAAAAATATCGCTGCTTAGTCGTATTAGATGATATTCACAACCTCTTCATTAGCGGCGAATTGGCAGGAAAATATAAACCAGAGTACGAAGAATATCGCTCCCTATTCAAACAAATAGAAACATTATCCCATCAAAGTTGCTTTCTGCTAATCGGTTGGGAAGAACCGAGAGAAGTTCCTCAAATCGAAAGCGAAAATACTCCCATTCGTAGCTTACAACTCACTGGTTTAGACACCGCTGCTGGATGGGAAATTCTCAGAGATAAAGGGTTAGCAGAAATCGACAAATACTCAGCACTCATTCACCTCTACCAAGGCAACCCGTTATGGTTGAAAAGCGTCGCGACTCTGATTCGAGAGTTGGGAGGATGCGTGACTGAGTTATTACCCGATGATACGATATTGTTGCCGGAAGATTTGAAAGATGTGTTACAGCAGCAGTTCGATCGCCTATCCGAATTGGAAAAACAAGTTATATCTTTGTTAGCGAAAGAAACCGAACCAGTCAATCTGGGAAAATTGCTAGAGAATGGCAGAATGCGATCGTCCGATTTACTAAACGCGCTGCAATCTCTATCGCGGCGCTGCTTGATAGAACAACAAGCAAATTTTTACACTCTGCCACCTGTACTGAGGGAGTATATCAAAGGGTTATAA
- a CDS encoding type IV pilin protein encodes MNNFKNEFLRYSYLKNREQGFTLVELLVVIFIISVLAGIALPSLLKFVNKAKGVEATVNIKNSTDAQKAYYSENLVFTDSLSNLNNSSVETENYQYSILLLNRGQIAIHIAIPKKPDIPYYGEGVYFKNTINSPKIEACSPFSSSYPTVFEVVALVRSSCQF; translated from the coding sequence ATGAACAACTTCAAAAATGAGTTTTTGAGATATTCCTACCTGAAAAATCGAGAGCAGGGGTTCACCCTGGTTGAATTGCTGGTTGTAATTTTCATAATTAGTGTTTTGGCAGGTATTGCTTTACCTTCTCTCCTCAAATTCGTGAACAAAGCTAAAGGAGTTGAAGCAACCGTTAATATTAAAAATTCTACCGATGCTCAGAAAGCTTACTATTCAGAAAATTTAGTCTTTACGGACTCTCTGAGTAATCTTAATAATTCTTCAGTGGAAACAGAAAATTATCAGTATTCGATTTTGCTTCTCAATCGCGGTCAAATAGCAATTCATATAGCTATACCTAAAAAACCAGATATTCCATATTATGGTGAAGGTGTGTATTTTAAAAACACTATTAATAGCCCAAAAATAGAGGCTTGTAGCCCTTTTTCAAGCAGTTATCCTACAGTTTTTGAAGTAGTAGCTTTAGTCCGCAGTTCTTGTCAATTTTAG
- a CDS encoding pentapeptide repeat-containing protein, producing MFLNLQRRNLQGRSFRGENLSNTDFSYSNIEGADFTNANLTNANFSHTQAGLQLNWKIGILIIAALLSAISGIAAVTTAYQTTIFLIPYPDKPIGTIASLLCFFLILSINIILLIITIRQGIQTTIAIVASVVAVCGSLIGVFSAISNDNNKFFDWFRAFRLGNFIAAATGQAGASSSAYVILYLAIAVAATIVVVISLGLAVFLAVVVVGERIKFLVVGEAMAIAIIATAIVTRNGSRYFYQIIPPLPKSVALAAQITVISIAVILAVVLVLLNNYIADRVLAEDDKYIILHQIGVAIAAIGGTSFRGANLTNANFSYATLKSTDIRFANTTRTLWHKAINLDWARLSGTILVNSKVRDFLVSGNGREKSYTNANLKGANLMAADLSYANLREADLSEATFEDACLEWTNLSQIQAIATDFTNAKLTGACGLGTWNIDSTTQLEWVDCRWVYLLENPKPRTDDRERRPSSGEFAPGEFTSLFQEVLNTVDLIFRNGINATAFTQSFQQVQVVNEGTKLDIQSIENKGDGVVIVKVRVPVDANKAKIHSDFIQIYEENLKTLEQKYQAELKDRSALLERYHQQNADMLSVIKQIAEKPILSEKLVVLSLENGDFEQGFVAITAHIWSDGHSLPAKFTASLPAKPEIPQIYQQWQVKYENLRLCYQAQGVLPRIKPQSQIKQVSIQDIPKLKKEIESLANELKKQLNTWLNSEEFSPIKNKLRTKLNISDPIRIIIQSEDIQVRRLPWHLWDLCEDYRQSEVALSATEGDRMTKSVASRNKVRILAILGNSKGLNIEEDRQILEKLPDAETVFLVEPTRKQFDESLWDEQGWDILCFSGHSSSKWEKINGWIDINQTDRLTIEDLENALKTAIDRGLHLAIFNSCDGLGLAQQLDDLHIPQIIVMRESIPDLVAQEFLKNFLLTFSAGKSLYVSVREARSKLQSMEDKFPCASWLPVICQNQAEIPRTWGSFIDGSHLNYNESLSQLQAVIETKIT from the coding sequence ATGTTCCTTAATTTACAGCGCAGAAATCTCCAAGGACGTTCTTTCAGAGGTGAAAACCTCTCAAATACCGATTTCTCTTATTCAAACATCGAAGGTGCAGATTTTACTAATGCGAATCTCACCAATGCTAACTTCAGCCATACTCAAGCGGGACTCCAACTTAACTGGAAAATAGGAATATTAATTATTGCGGCACTGCTATCAGCAATATCAGGAATTGCGGCTGTAACTACAGCTTATCAAACAACGATTTTTTTAATACCATACCCAGATAAGCCGATCGGCACTATTGCTAGTTTATTATGCTTCTTTTTAATCCTATCTATTAATATAATATTGTTAATTATTACGATTCGTCAAGGCATCCAAACAACGATCGCTATTGTCGCGAGTGTGGTGGCTGTGTGTGGTTCTTTGATTGGGGTTTTCAGCGCTATTAGTAACGATAACAACAAGTTTTTTGATTGGTTTAGAGCTTTTAGATTAGGCAATTTTATTGCTGCTGCCACGGGACAAGCTGGGGCGTCAAGTTCGGCTTATGTAATTTTGTATTTGGCGATCGCAGTTGCGGCGACTATTGTGGTAGTTATATCATTAGGTTTAGCGGTATTTTTAGCTGTAGTTGTGGTAGGAGAGAGGATAAAATTTTTAGTTGTAGGTGAAGCAATGGCGATCGCGATAATTGCCACTGCGATCGTCACTCGTAATGGTTCTAGATATTTTTATCAAATCATACCACCTCTACCAAAATCGGTGGCACTTGCTGCTCAAATTACCGTCATTTCCATTGCCGTAATATTAGCTGTTGTTTTAGTTTTATTGAATAATTACATTGCCGATCGAGTTTTAGCCGAAGACGATAAATATATCATTCTGCACCAAATTGGCGTTGCGATCGCAGCTATAGGCGGAACCAGTTTTCGCGGTGCTAATTTAACTAATGCCAACTTCAGTTACGCCACCCTCAAAAGCACCGATATTAGATTTGCTAATACAACGCGCACCTTATGGCACAAAGCAATAAATCTTGACTGGGCAAGATTAAGTGGTACAATATTAGTGAACTCAAAAGTCAGAGATTTTCTGGTTAGCGGAAATGGACGCGAAAAATCATATACTAATGCTAATCTCAAAGGAGCAAACCTGATGGCAGCAGACCTCAGCTATGCTAATTTGAGAGAAGCAGATCTCAGCGAAGCAACCTTTGAAGATGCCTGTTTGGAGTGGACAAATTTAAGCCAAATTCAGGCAATTGCGACTGACTTCACTAACGCCAAACTAACAGGCGCTTGCGGTTTGGGAACGTGGAATATTGACAGCACCACCCAACTGGAATGGGTTGATTGTCGATGGGTTTATCTGCTAGAAAATCCCAAACCGAGAACAGACGATCGCGAACGCCGTCCCAGCAGCGGCGAGTTTGCGCCAGGAGAATTTACCAGTCTGTTTCAAGAAGTTTTGAACACCGTCGATCTAATTTTCCGCAACGGTATCAACGCCACAGCTTTCACCCAATCTTTCCAACAAGTGCAAGTGGTAAATGAAGGCACTAAACTCGATATCCAAAGCATTGAAAACAAAGGCGATGGCGTTGTGATCGTCAAAGTCAGAGTACCTGTGGATGCGAATAAAGCCAAAATTCACAGCGATTTTATCCAAATTTATGAAGAAAACCTGAAAACTTTAGAGCAAAAATATCAAGCTGAATTAAAAGATCGATCGGCACTGTTGGAACGCTATCATCAGCAAAATGCTGATATGCTTTCGGTGATTAAGCAGATAGCTGAAAAACCTATTTTATCAGAAAAATTAGTAGTTTTAAGCTTAGAAAATGGTGATTTTGAGCAAGGATTTGTAGCAATTACAGCGCATATTTGGTCAGATGGACATTCTTTACCCGCCAAGTTTACCGCCAGCTTACCTGCCAAACCAGAAATACCACAAATTTATCAACAGTGGCAAGTAAAATATGAAAATCTCAGGTTGTGCTATCAAGCACAAGGTGTGCTTCCCCGCATCAAACCACAGTCCCAGATAAAGCAAGTTTCGATTCAAGATATTCCTAAATTAAAGAAAGAAATTGAAAGTTTAGCTAACGAGTTGAAAAAGCAACTCAATACTTGGCTTAACTCGGAAGAGTTTAGTCCAATTAAAAATAAGTTACGGACAAAATTAAATATATCTGACCCAATCCGCATAATTATCCAATCTGAAGATATCCAAGTGCGACGCCTTCCCTGGCATTTGTGGGATTTGTGCGAAGATTATCGCCAATCTGAAGTCGCTTTGAGCGCTACGGAAGGTGACAGAATGACAAAATCTGTTGCTTCCAGAAATAAGGTGAGAATTTTGGCTATTTTGGGAAATAGCAAAGGATTGAATATAGAAGAAGATAGACAAATACTAGAAAAATTACCCGACGCTGAAACAGTTTTTTTAGTAGAACCAACGCGCAAACAATTTGATGAATCCCTGTGGGATGAACAAGGCTGGGATATTCTCTGTTTTTCGGGACACAGTTCGAGTAAATGGGAAAAAATCAACGGTTGGATTGATATTAATCAAACGGATAGGCTAACGATTGAAGATTTAGAGAATGCTTTGAAAACTGCGATCGATCGCGGTTTGCATCTTGCCATTTTCAACTCCTGCGATGGTTTGGGATTAGCGCAACAACTGGACGATTTGCACATTCCCCAAATCATTGTCATGCGCGAATCCATACCCGATTTAGTCGCACAGGAGTTTCTGAAAAACTTTCTCCTAACTTTTTCTGCTGGCAAATCTTTATATGTTTCTGTGCGAGAAGCGCGGTCAAAGTTGCAAAGCATGGAAGATAAATTTCCCTGTGCCAGTTGGTTGCCAGTAATATGCCAAAATCAAGCCGAAATTCCCCGAACCTGGGGCTCATTTATTGATGGAAGTCATCTTAATTATAACGAATCCTTGAGTCAATTGCAAGCTGTAATAGAGACTAAAATTACATAA
- a CDS encoding CoA-acylating methylmalonate-semialdehyde dehydrogenase, with the protein MLKNYINGEWCTSSATNYLDVINPATAEVLGTVPLSPATEVEQAAVAAATAFTTWRRTPPTERVQYLFKLKNLLEEHFDELARTITLECGKTLAESKGEMRRAIENVEVACGIPILMQGDYLEDVARGIDEFSIRQPVGVTAIIAPFNFPGMIPFWFLPYALACGNTSIIKPSEKVPLTMQKIFHLLEQTGLPKGVINLVNGAKEVVDAILDHPIIRAISFVGSTPVAKYVYSRAAANGKRAQCQGGAKNPIIVLPDADLETTIRITADSAFGCAGQRCLAASLAVTVGKARETFTEAIAEVAQTRIVGYGLNDKVQMGPVINRESQTRIEGLIQKGIDEGATALVDGRNPNIPSYEQGNFIRPTILQNVNPKSEIARTEIFGPVLGLIHLDTIDDAIALVNSGEWGNMACLFTTSGAAARKFRYEADAGNIGINIGVAAPMAFFPFSGWKASFFGDLHGQGRHAVEFFTQTKVVVERWPKDWSRQF; encoded by the coding sequence GTGTTAAAAAACTATATAAATGGTGAATGGTGTACATCCAGCGCGACAAACTACCTGGATGTGATTAACCCGGCTACGGCTGAGGTGCTGGGTACTGTGCCATTGTCCCCTGCAACGGAAGTGGAGCAAGCAGCTGTCGCAGCAGCAACTGCCTTTACCACCTGGAGGCGGACTCCGCCAACAGAAAGGGTGCAATACTTGTTCAAACTCAAAAACCTCCTCGAAGAGCATTTTGATGAGCTTGCGCGTACCATTACCCTCGAATGCGGCAAGACTTTAGCTGAGTCTAAGGGTGAAATGCGGCGAGCCATTGAAAATGTAGAAGTCGCCTGCGGAATTCCCATCTTAATGCAAGGAGATTACCTGGAAGATGTGGCGCGTGGCATTGACGAATTTTCGATCCGTCAACCAGTCGGAGTAACTGCAATTATTGCACCTTTCAACTTCCCCGGCATGATTCCTTTTTGGTTTTTACCTTATGCTTTAGCTTGCGGCAATACTAGCATTATCAAACCATCGGAAAAAGTGCCGCTGACAATGCAAAAAATCTTCCATTTGCTCGAACAAACCGGACTGCCAAAAGGAGTAATTAATTTAGTCAACGGTGCCAAAGAAGTCGTAGATGCAATTTTAGATCATCCCATAATTCGCGCCATTAGTTTTGTGGGTTCCACACCAGTAGCGAAGTACGTTTACAGTCGCGCCGCTGCTAACGGTAAACGCGCTCAATGCCAAGGAGGAGCGAAGAATCCTATTATTGTATTGCCAGATGCCGACTTGGAAACTACGATTAGAATTACAGCAGATAGTGCTTTTGGTTGTGCCGGACAACGTTGCCTCGCCGCCTCTTTGGCAGTCACTGTCGGCAAAGCACGCGAGACATTTACAGAAGCTATTGCTGAGGTTGCCCAAACGCGAATTGTCGGTTATGGTTTGAATGATAAAGTGCAAATGGGTCCTGTCATCAACCGCGAAAGTCAAACTCGAATCGAAGGATTAATTCAAAAGGGAATTGATGAAGGCGCAACGGCGTTAGTAGACGGTCGAAATCCCAATATTCCCAGTTACGAACAAGGTAATTTTATTCGCCCAACCATCTTGCAAAATGTCAATCCCAAAAGTGAAATTGCCCGCACGGAAATTTTCGGCCCGGTGTTGGGATTGATTCATTTGGATACAATTGATGATGCTATTGCTTTGGTAAATAGCGGTGAGTGGGGGAACATGGCTTGTTTGTTCACCACCAGCGGCGCAGCAGCCCGAAAATTCCGTTACGAAGCTGATGCTGGCAATATCGGTATTAATATAGGAGTAGCAGCTCCAATGGCATTCTTTCCGTTCAGCGGTTGGAAAGCAAGTTTCTTTGGAGATTTGCACGGACAAGGGCGTCATGCTGTCGAATTCTTCACACAAACCAAAGTGGTTGTTGAACGTTGGCCAAAAGATTGGTCGCGGCAATTTTAG